One window of the Candidatus Sysuiplasma acidicola genome contains the following:
- a CDS encoding RAD55 family ATPase: MQESQERRIRTYVEGFDKVIGGGIPQGNIVLLSGRPGTMKSSMAFNMLYKNASNNGIGSVYVSFEQGKQSLIRQMKSMGMDVEGEKRIRIVDLGNVREELEQAETDETVISVLREHLSNIVKEAQTEILVLDSLDVLDISVGATSRRSQIFFLFEWLREMNLTSVLISESDPEEVMEKGREEGYLSDGIINLSLSSEETDAVRRRIRCVKMRNTEHDTSYYSLQFQDGRFVVTQSMS; encoded by the coding sequence ATGCAGGAAAGCCAGGAACGCAGGATCAGGACGTATGTGGAGGGGTTTGACAAGGTCATCGGCGGAGGGATACCTCAGGGAAACATAGTACTGCTGTCCGGCAGGCCGGGCACGATGAAATCGTCGATGGCATTCAACATGCTCTACAAAAATGCAAGTAACAATGGCATAGGCTCAGTCTACGTTTCATTTGAACAGGGAAAACAGAGCCTCATACGCCAGATGAAATCGATGGGCATGGACGTCGAAGGCGAGAAGAGAATCAGAATCGTGGATCTGGGAAATGTGAGGGAGGAGCTGGAACAGGCGGAGACGGATGAAACGGTTATTTCGGTGCTCAGGGAGCATCTGTCGAATATAGTCAAGGAGGCGCAGACCGAAATACTGGTGCTCGATTCGCTTGATGTACTGGATATTTCTGTGGGCGCTACATCCAGGAGGAGCCAGATTTTCTTTCTTTTCGAATGGCTCAGGGAAATGAATCTGACCTCTGTCCTGATTTCGGAGAGCGACCCGGAAGAGGTCATGGAAAAAGGGCGCGAGGAAGGCTACCTGTCAGACGGCATAATCAATCTAAGCCTCTCGTCGGAAGAGACTGATGCAGTGAGAAGGCGGATAAGGTGCGTGAAGATGAGGAATACAGAGCACGATACTTCATATTATTCTCTTCAGTTTCAGGACGGAAGGTTTGTCGTAACGCAATCCATGAGTTGA
- the galT gene encoding galactose-1-phosphate uridylyltransferase: MSEIRKDYVTDTWVVISEERAMRPKDYVKPRPPVVQKTCVFCEGNEKMTPPEIYAFRSEGTKADDPGWWIRTVPNKYPALRIEGELQKKSGSVFTSMTGIGCHEVVIESPAHDRSIALLETRQIRELLEMYRARLADLSGDRRFKYILIFENHGAEAGASLEHPHSQIIATPMIPVYVAGELRGAEHYYIDMGGECIYDTIIKEELAQSKRVVFENSSFVCLTPFASKYPYELMILPKRHSSSFVECAHHEIADLAEMLGNTLSSLYKVLEDPPYNFYIHTAPVNTREHPFYHWHIEIIPRVSKLAGFERGTGFYINSLSPENAAAQLSAVLYNTQTQDHKPTAETILRVPETN, encoded by the coding sequence TTGTCCGAAATCAGAAAGGATTACGTAACTGATACATGGGTGGTTATATCAGAAGAGAGGGCGATGCGGCCCAAAGATTACGTCAAACCGCGTCCGCCCGTGGTTCAGAAAACCTGTGTGTTCTGTGAAGGAAACGAAAAAATGACGCCTCCCGAGATATATGCATTCAGATCGGAAGGCACTAAGGCAGACGATCCCGGGTGGTGGATAAGAACTGTGCCGAACAAATACCCGGCCCTGCGCATCGAAGGCGAACTGCAAAAGAAGTCCGGCTCTGTTTTCACCTCCATGACAGGCATTGGGTGCCACGAAGTCGTAATCGAGTCGCCCGCACATGACCGGTCCATAGCGCTTCTTGAAACTAGGCAGATAAGGGAACTGCTGGAAATGTACAGGGCGCGTCTCGCAGATCTGAGCGGAGACAGGCGTTTCAAGTACATACTCATATTCGAAAACCACGGAGCAGAGGCAGGTGCCTCTCTGGAACATCCGCACAGCCAGATTATTGCAACACCGATGATACCCGTCTATGTTGCCGGAGAACTCCGCGGTGCCGAGCACTACTACATCGATATGGGTGGCGAATGCATCTATGATACAATAATAAAGGAAGAGCTGGCGCAATCGAAGAGGGTGGTATTCGAAAACAGTTCGTTTGTCTGCCTGACGCCGTTCGCGTCCAAGTATCCCTATGAACTCATGATATTGCCCAAGCGGCATTCATCCTCGTTCGTCGAGTGCGCGCATCACGAAATCGCGGATCTGGCGGAAATGCTGGGCAACACACTCTCCTCGCTTTACAAAGTGCTCGAGGATCCGCCCTACAACTTTTACATTCACACCGCGCCTGTCAACACACGCGAACACCCCTTTTATCACTGGCATATCGAGATAATTCCCAGGGTGAGTAAACTGGCAGGATTCGAGAGAGGCACAGGTTTCTACATAAATTCCCTGTCCCCGGAGAACGCGGCAGCTCAGCTGAGCGCAGTGCTCTACAACACTCAGACACAGGATCACAAACCCACGGCTGAAACGATCTTGAGAGTGCCTGAAACAAACTGA
- a CDS encoding AAA family ATPase, whose protein sequence is MPNVQFCPVCGYALKRSERQCGRCGEELIAGSRDSGDTVTEKDGGTRWGSDYTIEAISFGGKTTSGYGIRDLSDSNVSDKKVERSYEDALESQKIIEELRKQVEEANKRVINMKNEAARLSLASRRPAGEKPPEENERKRNIRRLRKRTDPEFRALVDKHLGRIREIQATDTGVSHNTQLKHLAFISEKVMSPGLPEESVVLFVGPPGTMKSILAADQLLKIAREQERNVLYIVLGESAKALESKLLLMGIMKAEDRARIRIVDRREIKKNTAEMQGTWRKLLMRYIEEQRRLFNYSLLVLDSLNALASMVSNEKARKATFEFFEWCRNSGLTAIAVKEGSYDISVSEKSAEAYLADGVVQFTRAGDSAHGTMPIFRLMKMRGARIDSSYYAFQFVSGTLKIVSAVGL, encoded by the coding sequence ATGCCCAACGTTCAGTTCTGCCCTGTATGCGGTTATGCGCTGAAACGATCTGAACGGCAGTGCGGAAGATGCGGAGAAGAACTGATCGCAGGCTCGCGCGACTCCGGAGATACGGTGACAGAGAAAGACGGCGGGACGAGATGGGGGTCCGATTACACAATTGAGGCAATCAGCTTCGGAGGCAAAACCACCTCGGGTTATGGCATCAGGGATCTGTCGGATTCAAATGTGTCTGATAAGAAGGTGGAACGTTCTTACGAGGATGCCCTGGAATCCCAGAAGATCATAGAGGAACTCAGAAAACAGGTCGAAGAAGCCAACAAACGCGTGATTAATATGAAAAATGAGGCTGCGCGACTGTCCCTGGCTTCACGCAGACCCGCCGGTGAAAAGCCGCCTGAGGAAAATGAAAGAAAGAGGAACATCCGCAGACTCAGAAAGCGTACAGATCCGGAGTTCAGGGCACTTGTTGATAAGCATCTGGGCCGCATCAGGGAAATACAGGCCACAGACACCGGTGTTTCGCATAACACACAACTGAAACATCTGGCGTTCATATCAGAAAAGGTAATGAGCCCCGGGCTGCCGGAGGAGTCCGTTGTGCTGTTTGTCGGTCCCCCCGGGACGATGAAATCGATTCTTGCTGCAGACCAGTTGCTGAAGATTGCCAGAGAACAGGAGCGCAATGTCCTTTACATTGTTCTCGGAGAAAGCGCCAAAGCACTGGAGTCCAAGCTACTGCTGATGGGAATAATGAAGGCAGAGGACAGGGCCAGGATACGAATTGTAGACAGAAGGGAGATAAAGAAGAATACTGCGGAAATGCAGGGCACGTGGCGCAAACTGCTGATGCGCTACATCGAGGAGCAGAGGAGGCTCTTCAATTATTCGCTTCTCGTCCTGGACAGCCTTAATGCCCTTGCGTCGATGGTTTCCAACGAAAAAGCAAGGAAGGCAACCTTCGAATTTTTCGAATGGTGCAGAAACAGCGGACTGACAGCGATAGCGGTCAAGGAAGGCAGTTATGATATATCGGTTTCTGAAAAATCCGCCGAGGCATATCTTGCAGACGGCGTCGTTCAGTTCACGAGGGCGGGCGACTCCGCGCATGGTACCATGCCGATCTTCAGATTGATGAAGATGCGCGGCGCAAGGATCGATTCGAGTTACTATGCATTTCAGTTTGTTTCAGGCACTCTCAAGATCGTTTCAGCCGTGGGTTTGTGA
- a CDS encoding GNAT family N-acetyltransferase codes for MITDVMELKHLHFEDVSFFNPFLKQFAAETLLAGGEVHAVQKDNGAVCGLLLYDAVEKTGSIFTRSRDACYLLSGLKSKMAFFSELPLDLRKEVYLIYARDMSDFSFMHRFVHEVRLARDEDLPDVLDVMKNVGARINPGWIHAAFAAGEKCFIVRNGRNIAGAAWLAMAGEKGRLHSLAVSPQFRKQGVGTDLLFARLLWLGRSGARYAFSEIAESNKASRSIAARGGMHQAGEMYHYFG; via the coding sequence ATGATAACAGATGTGATGGAATTGAAGCATCTGCACTTCGAGGACGTGTCTTTCTTCAATCCATTCCTCAAGCAGTTTGCTGCGGAAACACTTCTTGCCGGAGGGGAGGTGCATGCTGTGCAGAAAGACAATGGTGCCGTGTGCGGCCTGCTGCTGTATGACGCAGTAGAAAAAACGGGCAGCATATTCACAAGGAGCAGGGATGCATGCTATCTGCTATCCGGTCTCAAAAGCAAGATGGCCTTTTTTTCAGAATTACCGCTCGATCTCAGAAAGGAGGTTTACCTGATATACGCCCGGGACATGTCTGATTTTTCATTCATGCACAGGTTTGTTCACGAGGTGCGTCTGGCCCGTGATGAGGACCTTCCTGATGTTCTCGATGTGATGAAAAATGTGGGTGCCAGAATTAACCCCGGATGGATCCACGCCGCTTTTGCCGCAGGAGAAAAGTGCTTCATCGTCCGCAACGGCAGGAACATCGCGGGGGCGGCATGGCTTGCCATGGCAGGTGAGAAAGGCCGCCTGCACTCACTCGCCGTTTCTCCGCAATTCAGGAAGCAGGGCGTTGGGACCGACCTTCTGTTTGCACGCCTGCTATGGCTCGGAAGGAGTGGTGCGCGGTACGCCTTTTCCGAAATTGCAGAGTCAAATAAGGCATCTCGCAGCATTGCCGCAAGGGGAGGAATGCATCAGGCCGGTGAGATGTATCATTACTTCGGCTGA